In Synechococcus sp. CC9616, the following are encoded in one genomic region:
- a CDS encoding DnaJ C-terminal domain-containing protein, which yields MTSVAEPDYWSLLGLPPDSDAKQLKRAFRREARRWHPDLNGNDPVAEERFKLVNEAYAVLSDPRRRHAWETGPGPGAVNNDPFASGFPDFEDYLDVVLGRSVSTVEREPVAEPNPEPPPSPRAERPVTSPPSPPPIRASEDLESLVELTPEQALYGTTVELTLDGGMVVELETPPLAGDGWRLRLEGVAAGGRDHFLQLRVVTADGLRIDGLRVHYRLELFPPDAALGCAVDVPTLDGPVTLQVPPGSSSGRMLRLRDRGLEMDDRRGDQLVEIVIVIPADLGDAERALYRRLQELALEADAL from the coding sequence ATGACTTCCGTCGCTGAACCGGATTACTGGTCTCTACTGGGACTGCCTCCAGACAGTGATGCCAAGCAGCTGAAGCGGGCGTTCCGCCGTGAGGCCAGGCGTTGGCATCCCGATCTCAACGGCAACGATCCCGTTGCTGAAGAGCGCTTCAAGCTGGTCAACGAGGCCTATGCGGTGCTCAGTGACCCGCGCCGTCGTCATGCCTGGGAGACGGGACCCGGGCCCGGTGCCGTTAACAACGATCCATTTGCAAGTGGATTTCCGGATTTCGAGGATTATCTCGATGTGGTTTTGGGTCGATCCGTCAGCACGGTGGAAAGGGAACCGGTCGCAGAGCCCAACCCCGAGCCACCGCCATCACCCCGAGCTGAACGCCCGGTCACGAGTCCTCCCAGTCCACCACCCATCAGGGCGAGTGAAGATCTGGAATCCCTTGTGGAGCTCACGCCCGAGCAGGCCTTGTACGGCACCACCGTCGAACTCACCTTGGACGGCGGCATGGTTGTGGAGCTTGAGACCCCCCCGTTGGCTGGCGATGGTTGGCGATTGCGGCTTGAGGGCGTGGCGGCCGGTGGGCGTGACCACTTTCTCCAGTTGAGGGTGGTCACAGCAGACGGTCTAAGGATTGATGGTTTGAGAGTCCACTATCGGCTCGAGCTGTTTCCTCCGGATGCTGCCCTCGGCTGCGCTGTGGATGTGCCCACTCTTGATGGGCCTGTCACCCTCCAGGTTCCGCCTGGATCATCCAGCGGCCGCATGTTGCGTCTGCGGGATCGCGGTCTGGAAATGGACGATCGACGCGGTGATCAGCTCGTTGAAATTGTGATCGTGATCCCAGCCGATCTTGGCGATGCTGAACGTGCTCTTTACCGTCGTTTGCAGGAGCTTGCCCTCGAGGCTGATGCCCTTTGA
- the dnaK gene encoding molecular chaperone DnaK, whose protein sequence is MGRIVGIDLGTTNSVVAVLEAGRPQVIANAEGGRTTPSVVGYSKDQELLVGQLARRQLVLSPRNTFSNLKRFVGREWDELEDSSLTVPYTVRANDRGQVRIPCPLTEREYAPEELVASIIRKLVDDASTYLGETVEAAVITVPAYFNDAQRQATRDAGRLAGISVERILNEPTAAALAYGFDRSAVRRVLVFDLGGGTFDVSLLRIANGVFDVKSTNGDTQLGGNDFDQRIVNWMADAFLKEHEIDLRRDRQALQRLTEAAEKAKQELSGVLSTPISLPFIATGPEGPLHIETSLDRSTFESLCPDLLDRLLSPVQAALRDSGWAADDVDDVVLVGGATRMPMVQQLVRTLVPLDPCQSVNPDEVVAIGAAVQAGILTGELRDLLLNDVTPLSLGLETVGGLMKVLIPRNTPIPVRQSDVFSTSEANQSSVEIHVWQGERQMASDNKSLGRFRLSGIPPAPRGVPQVQVAFDIDANGLLQVSATDRTTGRKQSVSIQGGSNLNEDEVQALLAEAEARADEDRRVRKQIERRNRSQTLVAQAERRLRDAALEFGPYGAERQQRAVEMAMRDVQDCLDQENLQDLDLATSGLEEALFGLNRRLSAERQVDSNPLQGIRNTLGSLKDELFSDEDWEDDPWANPGRPPARSRGMSRRDLDPWDDDFRR, encoded by the coding sequence ATGGGGCGGATCGTCGGGATTGACCTGGGGACGACAAACTCTGTCGTCGCTGTGCTGGAAGCTGGCCGTCCCCAGGTGATCGCCAATGCCGAGGGCGGTCGTACCACTCCGTCTGTCGTTGGGTACAGCAAGGATCAGGAGCTGCTGGTCGGTCAACTGGCCCGCCGCCAGCTGGTGTTAAGTCCCCGAAACACGTTTTCGAATCTCAAGCGCTTTGTCGGCCGTGAGTGGGATGAGCTGGAAGACAGCAGCCTTACCGTTCCATACACGGTTCGAGCCAACGACCGGGGTCAGGTCCGCATTCCATGCCCATTAACGGAGCGGGAGTACGCACCAGAGGAACTCGTTGCAAGCATCATTCGAAAACTTGTGGACGATGCTTCCACCTATCTGGGCGAAACGGTTGAAGCCGCCGTGATCACGGTCCCGGCCTATTTCAATGATGCTCAACGCCAGGCGACCCGCGATGCCGGTCGACTGGCTGGGATTTCCGTTGAGAGAATCCTGAATGAGCCCACGGCGGCGGCTTTGGCCTACGGCTTCGACCGCAGTGCTGTGCGTCGGGTGCTTGTCTTTGACCTTGGCGGTGGCACGTTCGATGTTTCCCTGCTGCGCATTGCAAATGGGGTTTTCGATGTCAAATCGACCAATGGAGACACTCAGCTGGGAGGCAACGATTTCGATCAGCGCATCGTGAACTGGATGGCGGATGCCTTCCTGAAAGAGCATGAGATCGATCTGCGTCGCGATCGCCAGGCTCTTCAACGGCTCACAGAAGCGGCTGAAAAGGCGAAGCAGGAGCTCTCCGGTGTGCTCAGCACCCCCATTTCTCTGCCGTTTATCGCCACCGGCCCGGAGGGACCGCTGCACATTGAAACCAGCCTTGATCGCTCGACCTTTGAATCCCTCTGTCCAGACCTGCTGGATCGTCTTCTCAGTCCGGTTCAGGCGGCCTTGCGTGATTCCGGCTGGGCTGCGGATGACGTCGACGACGTGGTTCTGGTCGGTGGTGCGACCCGGATGCCGATGGTTCAGCAGTTGGTCAGAACCCTGGTGCCACTTGATCCCTGTCAATCCGTCAATCCTGATGAGGTGGTGGCCATTGGTGCAGCGGTTCAGGCCGGCATCCTCACAGGCGAACTGAGAGATCTTCTGCTCAATGATGTGACGCCGCTGTCGCTTGGGTTGGAGACCGTTGGCGGATTGATGAAGGTGCTGATTCCACGGAATACGCCCATCCCCGTCCGTCAGTCCGATGTGTTCAGCACATCGGAGGCGAATCAATCCTCCGTTGAAATTCATGTCTGGCAGGGGGAACGCCAGATGGCATCAGACAACAAATCCCTTGGCCGATTTCGGCTGTCAGGGATCCCTCCAGCTCCGCGGGGGGTTCCGCAGGTGCAGGTTGCCTTTGATATCGATGCCAACGGCCTGCTGCAGGTGAGTGCCACTGACCGAACAACGGGCCGTAAGCAGTCCGTTTCGATTCAAGGTGGCTCGAACCTGAATGAAGATGAGGTTCAGGCCCTGCTGGCGGAGGCTGAAGCCCGGGCCGATGAGGATCGCCGTGTTCGCAAGCAGATCGAGCGGCGCAACCGATCACAGACCCTGGTTGCTCAGGCAGAGCGTCGATTGCGAGATGCAGCACTGGAATTCGGGCCTTACGGAGCTGAGCGTCAACAGCGTGCTGTGGAGATGGCGATGCGCGACGTTCAGGACTGTCTGGACCAGGAGAACCTGCAGGATCTCGATCTCGCCACCAGTGGCCTAGAAGAGGCTCTCTTCGGTCTCAACCGACGGTTGTCAGCGGAACGACAGGTCGACAGCAATCCACTGCAAGGGATTCGCAACACCCTCGGATCACTCAAAGACGAGTTGTTTTCTGACGAAGACTGGGAGGATGACCCCTGGGCGAACCCCGGCCGCCCTCCGGCACGCAGTCGCGGCATGAGCCGCCGAGATCTTGATCCCTGGGACGATGACTTCCGTCGCTGA
- the pstC gene encoding phosphate ABC transporter permease subunit PstC: MSTDTGKLYLLRHRPPSEKLVDVAFKNLAVILASMVAFILLAIFVVVFFGGLESMGRYGWKFLVTSDWNPVDDEYGAGAAIYGTLVTSLLSLIIAVPLGVGTAIFITENIIPRKIRNVIGLMVELLAAIPSVVLGLWAIFVMEPFIRPALELLHTLLGWLPFFSTPPLGPGTLPAVLILVVMILPIITAISRDSLNQVPPSLRQAAYGVGTTRWGAIMNVLLPAAISGVVGGVMLALGRAMGETMAVTMIIGNSNNFSLSLLAPGNTIASMLANQFGEADGSQVSSLMYAAFVLIIMTLAVNIFAQWMVKRLSLKY, encoded by the coding sequence ATGTCCACCGATACGGGCAAGCTTTATCTCCTTCGACATCGTCCACCATCCGAAAAATTGGTGGATGTTGCATTCAAGAATCTTGCTGTGATTCTGGCCTCGATGGTGGCATTTATTTTACTCGCCATTTTTGTGGTCGTCTTCTTTGGAGGCCTGGAGTCCATGGGCCGCTATGGATGGAAATTTTTAGTGACATCGGACTGGAATCCAGTTGATGATGAATATGGAGCCGGGGCCGCCATCTACGGAACTCTGGTGACGTCCCTCCTGTCCTTAATCATTGCTGTTCCTCTTGGTGTCGGAACAGCGATCTTCATCACAGAGAACATCATTCCTCGAAAGATCAGAAATGTGATCGGTTTGATGGTGGAACTTCTCGCTGCAATTCCTTCCGTCGTTCTTGGTCTCTGGGCCATCTTCGTGATGGAACCATTCATTCGGCCAGCCCTCGAATTGCTGCATACCTTGCTGGGTTGGCTGCCGTTTTTCAGTACCCCACCGCTGGGTCCAGGCACATTACCTGCTGTCTTAATTCTCGTTGTGATGATCTTGCCAATCATCACAGCAATCTCACGCGATTCTCTCAATCAAGTTCCACCAAGTCTTCGTCAAGCGGCGTACGGCGTCGGAACCACGCGCTGGGGGGCGATCATGAATGTGCTTCTGCCAGCTGCCATTTCAGGCGTTGTTGGTGGTGTGATGCTGGCCCTCGGTCGCGCGATGGGTGAAACCATGGCAGTCACCATGATCATCGGTAACTCCAACAACTTCAGCTTGTCATTGTTGGCACCAGGCAACACAATTGCATCGATGCTTGCCAACCAATTTGGTGAAGCCGATGGTTCTCAGGTGTCTTCCCTGATGTATGCCGCCTTCGTGCTGATCATCATGACGTTGGCTGTGAATATCTTCGCCCAGTGGATGGTGAAGCGTTTGAGCCTCAAGTACTGA
- the pstA gene encoding phosphate ABC transporter permease PstA → MTFTSSARTADGRPDLAYKPNLSRNIGSRILTIIAGLFSGIAVLPLLLVLGYVLLKGASKISYTLFTELPPPPGLEGGGIGNAVIGTIVVTIIAGLVAIPVGVGGGIFLAEYSSGGSFAQFIRFGTNVLSGVPSIIAGVFIYGTIVTSRIVFGNAYSALAGGVALSILMLPTVIKTTDEGLKLVPDDLRRASLGVGASRFVTITRITLPTAFTPIATGVVLAIARAAGETAPLIFTALFSPFWADGVFNPIATLSVLIYNFAIMPYETQNELASAASFVLVAMILILNLFSRWLAQFASK, encoded by the coding sequence ATGACTTTTACCTCCTCCGCAAGAACCGCAGACGGCCGTCCCGATCTGGCCTACAAGCCCAACCTCAGCCGCAACATTGGCAGCAGAATTCTCACGATCATCGCGGGTCTCTTCTCTGGCATTGCCGTCTTGCCCCTGTTGTTGGTGCTTGGTTATGTGCTGCTGAAGGGTGCCTCCAAGATCAGCTACACCCTGTTCACTGAACTTCCACCTCCCCCAGGCCTGGAAGGTGGAGGCATCGGCAACGCCGTCATCGGCACCATTGTTGTCACGATCATCGCTGGCTTGGTCGCCATCCCCGTCGGTGTCGGCGGGGGGATTTTCTTGGCTGAATATTCCAGCGGAGGCTCCTTTGCTCAGTTCATCCGTTTCGGAACGAATGTTCTTTCCGGCGTTCCCTCAATCATCGCCGGCGTATTCATTTATGGAACAATCGTGACCAGTCGAATCGTTTTCGGTAATGCCTACAGCGCCCTCGCTGGAGGTGTTGCCCTCTCGATTCTGATGTTGCCCACGGTGATCAAAACAACGGATGAAGGCCTGAAGCTTGTTCCTGATGATCTGCGGCGAGCGTCTCTCGGTGTCGGCGCGTCGCGCTTCGTAACCATCACTCGCATCACCCTGCCAACGGCCTTCACCCCGATCGCTACGGGAGTGGTTCTGGCCATCGCCCGAGCCGCTGGAGAAACCGCACCGCTGATTTTTACAGCACTGTTTTCTCCCTTCTGGGCCGATGGGGTGTTCAACCCGATCGCCACCCTCTCGGTGCTGATCTACAACTTCGCGATCATGCCCTACGAAACCCAAAACGAACTGGCCTCGGCCGCTTCCTTTGTGCTTGTGGCCATGATCCTGATCCTCAATCTGTTCTCCCGCTGGCTTGCCCAATTCGCGTCCAAGTGA
- the pstB gene encoding phosphate ABC transporter ATP-binding protein PstB — translation MSVTPLQTEQQQVSEDTAISIQNVTISYGNYEAVKNVFCDVPRGKVTAFIGPSGCGKSTVLRSLNRMNDLIESCSLRGRVLFDGVDLYGSTVDPVEVRRRIGMVFQQPNPFPKSIYENIAFGARINGFSGDMDELVERSLRQAAVWDECKDKLNESGYSLSGGQQQRLCIARTIAIQPEVILMDEPCSALDPISTLKIEETMHELKKSFTIVIVTHNMQQAVRVSDMTAFYNAEAVEGGSGKVGYLVEFNDTEKIFNSPQQQATQDYVSGRFG, via the coding sequence ATGTCCGTCACGCCTCTCCAGACCGAGCAGCAACAGGTGTCTGAAGACACTGCGATTTCCATTCAGAACGTCACGATCAGCTACGGCAATTACGAGGCTGTGAAGAACGTTTTTTGCGACGTTCCCCGCGGCAAGGTCACGGCCTTCATTGGTCCTTCCGGTTGCGGCAAGTCCACCGTTCTGCGCTCGTTAAATCGCATGAACGATCTGATCGAAAGTTGTTCCCTGAGGGGCCGTGTTCTGTTCGATGGAGTCGATCTGTACGGCAGCACCGTCGATCCCGTGGAAGTCAGACGTCGCATCGGCATGGTCTTCCAGCAGCCCAATCCCTTCCCCAAGAGCATCTACGAAAACATCGCCTTTGGTGCTCGCATCAACGGCTTCTCAGGCGATATGGATGAGCTCGTGGAGCGCTCGTTACGCCAGGCAGCTGTCTGGGATGAATGCAAGGACAAACTCAACGAAAGCGGCTATTCGCTCTCGGGCGGCCAGCAGCAAAGGCTGTGCATTGCACGCACGATCGCCATCCAACCCGAAGTCATCTTGATGGATGAACCCTGTTCAGCACTGGATCCGATCTCCACGCTGAAAATTGAGGAAACGATGCACGAACTCAAAAAGAGTTTCACCATCGTGATCGTGACGCACAACATGCAGCAAGCCGTGCGTGTGAGCGATATGACCGCGTTCTACAACGCCGAGGCCGTTGAGGGCGGCAGCGGCAAAGTGGGCTATTTGGTGGAATTCAACGACACCGAAAAAATCTTCAATTCGCCCCAGCAGCAAGCAACCCAAGACTATGTATCTGGTCGATTCGGTTAA
- a CDS encoding 2Fe-2S iron-sulfur cluster-binding protein translates to MRPRHRITVHWRQENRSITHEVPEGDYILRSFELQGDPLPFSCRNGCCTSCAVRVLSGSLDQREAMGLSRELRSQGYGLLCVARATGPLEAETQDEDEVYELQFGRHFGRGTVQREIPLEELETWKD, encoded by the coding sequence ATGCGACCCAGGCACAGGATCACTGTTCACTGGCGCCAGGAAAATCGCTCGATCACCCATGAGGTTCCTGAGGGTGATTACATCCTGCGCAGCTTTGAACTGCAAGGCGATCCCCTGCCGTTCTCCTGTCGCAACGGATGCTGCACCAGTTGTGCCGTCCGGGTCCTCTCTGGCTCCCTCGACCAGCGCGAAGCGATGGGCCTATCAAGGGAATTACGCAGCCAGGGATATGGCTTGCTCTGTGTTGCCAGGGCAACCGGCCCACTTGAGGCAGAAACTCAGGACGAAGACGAGGTCTACGAGCTGCAGTTCGGCCGTCACTTCGGCAGGGGGACTGTTCAACGGGAGATCCCCTTGGAGGAACTGGAAACCTGGAAGGATTGA